A region of the Pricia mediterranea genome:
GGATAAACTTAAGGAGGACAAAAAACTTCTCTCCATCTATTTCACGGCAGGCTATCCGGCCTTGGACAATACCGTTAGAATCATTCAAGATTTGGAAAAAAACGGGGTCGATATGATTGAAATCGGCCTCCCCTTTAGCGACCCCCTGGCCGACGGACCGACCATACAAGAAAGTTCCACCGCTGCCCTCAAAAACGGAATGTCCACCGAAATTCTTTTTCAGCAGCTCAAGGATATTCGGCAATCCGTTTCGATTCCGTTACTCATTATGGGCTATTTCAACCCAATGCTCCAGTATGGAGTGGAGGCATTCTGTAAAAAGTGCAAGGATATCGGTATTGACGGACTTATCATCCCTGATCTTCCCGTCAATGTGTACCATGAAACATATCAGGAAACTTTCGAGAAATACGGACTTATAAACGTATTCTTGATTACGCCACAGACCTCGGAAGAGCGCATCCGACATATC
Encoded here:
- the trpA gene encoding tryptophan synthase subunit alpha, which produces MNRIQDKLKEDKKLLSIYFTAGYPALDNTVRIIQDLEKNGVDMIEIGLPFSDPLADGPTIQESSTAALKNGMSTEILFQQLKDIRQSVSIPLLIMGYFNPMLQYGVEAFCKKCKDIGIDGLIIPDLPVNVYHETYQETFEKYGLINVFLITPQTSEERIRHIDDVSKGFIYMVSSASVTGSSQGVEKAQTEYFERIAAMQLSNPQIVGFGIHNTETFRAATQAAKGAIIGSAFIKHLTEHGVSSIAKFIDEIR